In Vicingus serpentipes, the following are encoded in one genomic region:
- a CDS encoding alanine racemase: MAFIELYKDKLKHNYQFLDTLLKKNGKEWAVVSKLLCGNKIYIKELIDLGAREICDSRVSNLKVVKQINPNVETVYIKPPAKRSIKNIVKYADASFNTEFETIKLLSEEALKQGKIHRVIIMIEMGDLREGVMGDDLLDFYEQIFKLKGIQVTGIGTNLNCLNGVLPSHDKLIQLSLYEQLIETKFNRKIPWVTGGTSITLPMLKKNQIPKGINHFRIGETLFFGNDLLENIPFKGMRQDVIKLFAEIIEITEKPKVPVGELAENPSGDLFEVDDSDYGEMSYRAIIDIGLLDITTDFLIPEDGQISIIGASSDMLILDLGKSYKKYKVGDLISFRLKYMGALSLFNSDYIEKRLV; the protein is encoded by the coding sequence ATGGCTTTTATAGAACTATATAAAGATAAATTAAAACACAATTATCAGTTTTTAGATACGCTTTTAAAGAAGAATGGAAAAGAGTGGGCAGTAGTTTCTAAATTACTGTGTGGTAATAAAATTTACATTAAAGAGCTAATTGATTTAGGAGCTCGTGAAATTTGTGATTCTAGGGTAAGCAATTTAAAAGTAGTAAAGCAAATTAATCCTAATGTAGAAACTGTATATATAAAACCACCAGCAAAACGTAGCATTAAAAATATAGTAAAATATGCCGATGCAAGTTTTAATACTGAGTTTGAAACCATAAAACTATTATCTGAAGAGGCATTAAAACAAGGGAAAATTCATAGAGTGATAATCATGATAGAAATGGGTGATTTACGTGAAGGTGTAATGGGAGATGATTTGCTTGACTTTTATGAGCAAATATTTAAGTTAAAAGGCATTCAAGTTACAGGAATAGGTACTAATTTAAATTGCTTGAATGGGGTACTTCCTTCGCATGATAAATTAATTCAACTATCACTTTATGAACAGTTAATCGAAACTAAGTTTAATAGAAAAATACCATGGGTTACAGGTGGAACGTCTATCACTTTGCCTATGCTAAAAAAGAATCAGATTCCGAAAGGAATAAATCATTTTAGAATTGGTGAAACACTATTTTTTGGAAATGATTTATTAGAAAATATCCCGTTTAAAGGGATGAGGCAAGATGTAATAAAATTGTTTGCAGAGATTATTGAAATAACTGAAAAACCAAAAGTTCCGGTGGGCGAGTTGGCAGAAAACCCTTCAGGAGATTTGTTTGAGGTGGATGATAGTGATTATGGAGAAATGTCTTATCGAGCAATTATTGATATTGGATTGTTAGATATTACCACCGATTTTTTAATTCCAGAAGATGGCCAAATTTCAATAATAGGAGCTAGTTCAGATATGTTAATTCTTGATTTAGGAAAAAGCTATAAAAAATATAAAGTAGGAGATCTTATCTCATTTCGATTAAAATATATGGGAGCATTAAGTTTATTTAATTCCGATTATATTGAAAAAAGATTAGTTTAA